The genomic region gtaaaatttcaaatacatTTAGCCAGAAACTACAGAGCTAAAACGACGCCATCATCACACGAACATACAATGCGGAGAACACTCGCCCCTACTCTCATTGGTCGACTCTCCAAAGTCGGCCATCATTGTACAAGGAATGGTACCTCTAATCCTATTGGTCAACAACTTGAAAGTCGGCCATCATGATTTCGACTAAGAGGTAGGGACAACGGTTTCGGCAACCACGAATGTATAAAAACGATTTGGCTCATCAAATTgcaattgtaaaaaaaaaactctaacAGCGGAACCAAATGAACCACACACATAGTAttaatatatatacatatttaaaacacatataataatatattatgaatacacacacacacattaaaATAACGATCTTTTAACAATTGTAAAATAAGGGTCGACCACGGGCTACCCGATACCAATAATACCAGAAAGTACTAGAACGACacacgtaattttttttttgctattttccTTTGACTTCAGGCCTGCAAAGTAAACTCGACGTTTATACCGATGTCATACAGTCATCGTAATGTACTCGACGTCGTCGACTTGTCGTACAGATACAGTAGTTTGACGTTGATTTCCTTTCTTCTACTGTCCTCGCATTACTTTCATTACGTCTAGAGTTTCTTCTGTGAAAACAGCCGGTAAGAATTCATCGTTTCGTTTTCCTGAACAGTGTTAGTTCCTATTGGTGATCCATTATCTTTCGCTGTAGTTGTTCAAGAGAAAAGCTCATAATCATCAATCGACAAAATGTTTCGAACGCTTTCCCAGCGAGTATGGCCAAGGTAAGAATTAAATTTGACTCACAAACAGAAAATTACTTCCAAATCGAACGTGTGTCGAATGGCTAAAACTTGATagtattctttttcattgttaAACGAATGAAAATTACATCAACGTCGTAGGACTGTCTTTTTACGTCAGAAGCATACTCTTCCCGATTTGCCATACGACTACAACGCTTTAGAGCCAGTTATTTCGGCGGAGATTATGCAACTGCATCACCAGAAGCATCATCAGACCTATGTTACCATGCTTAACCAAGCTGAAGAGAAGTTTATGGAAGCAAAGGAGAAGAGTAAGTCATACAAACAATTTAATGACGCCCTTCTGCTAACAGTACGGTTTTCTTCTTGCGATTACACTAGACGATTTGAAGACGATGGTTGCTCTTACGCCTCAGCTTCGTTTTAATGGTGGCGGCCACATCAATCATTCCATCCTTTGGCAGAATTACTCTCCTAAGGGAGGCGAACCTGAAGGAGACCTGTTGAAAACGATCGAAGCAAATTTTGGCTCATTTGATACGTTGAGGAATGGCCTGTCTTCTTCGGCCGTATCTCTCCAGGGTTCTGGATGGACCTGGTTGGGCTACAACAAGAGCACAAACAGCCTAGCTATTGCCACTTGTGCTAATCAAGATCCCCTGGAGCCCACAACAGGTATGCTAATTGCTGATGAATCTTTGTGGCTTGATTAGAATTGACATGATCAACTGTTGACGTATACTAACCACACCGTGTGATTACAGGACTCGTTCCACTGCTTGGAATTGATGTTTGGGAGCATGCATACTACTTGCAGTACAAGAGCGTCCGAGCTGACTATGTCAATAATGTCTTTAAGATAATCAATTGGAAAGATGTGGCCACTCGACTGGCCACAGCAAGACAATAATTCGTCCCGAATCCTGGGGTTTACTTACGAGCTTATTAAATAGTAATGGACTGGtattaattaattttacaATAGTTaattcgtttgtttgtttgttttgtttatttttttgtctttgaatACAGAGAAAGTATTAAACAAACTGAGTTGCATCATGGGGCTTGTGTGAGTCATCAACAATGGATGACTTGGTGAATAGTATTTTTAATTCACTGATACTTTATCACCTGCTTCGCATTTCCCAACAGCAAAGGGGAACTATAGGAATGTAATGTCAGCAGTAACATTACCGCATTGAACGATTAGGACGTCGGATGGGGGCAAGGTTAGGGGACGTGTTTACGTTTGGCACCGATAATAATAACGTCCCGTTGAATCATCAAATGGAGATAGAACGAGATAGGCTAAATGTTTCCACTGAGATAACAAGGAAACGCTAGTTGGTAGTTGTAGTTTAGACTACTCGCTGTTTCAGATAACAGTTGCAACAAGCTGGCTACTTTGTTAGCCTGCAGTTAGAACATAACTTCACGCTGTCCCCCTCGCCATGATCTGCCTTGAGATGATGACGATCGACGAAGTGGATGAGCCGGACATCTTTTTCACTGAGCCAGATCCAGATCACCAATGGGATGGTTTCACATCTCGTTTTCTTGAAGATTTCAAGCCTCTTCGTTTGCTCGGGAAAGGTGCTTTTGGACTGGTCTTTGAAGCCCGCAAACGCATCGATCAAAAGGATTACGCTGTTAAGCGCATCAAATTGCCGTCCAATGAAGAGGCTAGAGCCAAAGTCATGAGAGAAGTCACGGTATGGTTCACTCTCCTGCCACTCGTTTGCTACTGTGGTTTTTAATGGCAACTGTATACAGGTACTGGCTGAGTTGAACCATCGCAATATCGTTCGCTACTTTCACGCTTGGAGGGAATTCCCACCACCCGGATGGCAGGAAATGCAGGACGCTACCGAATTGGCCAAACTGGCGTCGTCGTCCGACGATGATGGCTATCGGGGCGACATTTTGAATTCAAGTTCTACCGATGAAATGATAGACACAAGTGAATCACCACTACCGTCATTTGCTTCGATCTTCGGTGTTCCAAACCAGTCGCCAGCCCGACTCAACAATCGCAGCTCTTCATCCGCTGATCTGACGACTCCGAAGAACACGCTGAATAGGAACTGCAACAGGTACCTGTACATCCAGATGGAACTGTGCCGCAAGGAGAGTTTAGCCGAGTGGTTAATGCCGAAGTCACGAAAACCGACACGCGACATTCACCAAATGTATCGTGAAATTCTCGAAGCAGTTGCCCATCTTCATTCAAAggtcatttttttgtttgttctttgttttgtttactgaCTCGCACAAATATTGAACGTAATTGAGGGTGTGGTTGCGGTGTTTACAGGGTCTGATCCATCGTGATCTGAAACCGTCCAACATTTTCTTCGCCATGGACGGGACGATTAAAGTTGGCGATTTGGGATTAGTCAAAGACATGATGACGCACGACGACGTCCAGCAAAACGAAGAGACATCATCGGTTGTTGGCCAGGACCAGAAGTCATTGTCGTGCAAGAACCACACGGACCAGATCGGCACTCGGCTCTACATGAGTCCCGAACAAGTGGCGTCGAAACCCTACAATCACAAAGTTGACGTTTACGCCTTGGCCATAATCCTGTTTGAACTGTTGGTCGAGTTCTCTACCGGTGCGGAGCGTGCCCGCGTCATACTTGATTTGAAAACATCGTTCCAGTTCCCGCCGAACTTCAAAAGTCAATACGGCAACGCAATGGTATTGCACGTAGCTCCCAAAAAACATGATCATTAAAGAATATTTATGATTTTCGATTGATGCAGGAGCAATTGCTTATCGATATGCTATCAGCCAATCCAAACAGACGACCAGAAGTCAAAGACATTCTTTTACGTCCATGCATTAGAGCCAATTTAGAGACGACGAGTAGGAAAGCCAAAATCACGCCGATCAAAACGAACCAAACGGTACGTTGTGTGTCTGATCTGAGACGTGTTTTGCGACATTCTGACGTTCGTTTGTCACAGgtgaacgcgctagccaagaaaaaatattacaaGTTGCTGGTGATTGGAGACCAAAACACGGGCAAGACGTCCATCATTCATCGCTACGTTCACGGTGTGTTCCGCGACAGATACCAGGTGACGATTGGGGCAGGTATTAATCTCAAAGAAATCAAGTGGAACGGCACGGATGCGTTGACGTTGGAATTCGTCGACATAGGAGGTACACGAGACGTGTGTCAAGCGAGTTGAAtctttcaaattcaaaaatgcAATGTGAAATAGGTGAAGAGAGAAGTCGGTTAATGACGAGCGCCTTCTACAGGAAAGCTGTCGGCGCCTTCGTCGTAACGGACGTGACCCAACCCAATGGTTTCGAGGCAGCCACCTTATGGAAGAAAGACCTGGACACGAAATTGAGGATGCACGATGACAGTCTCGTGCCTTCTGTTCTCTTAATTAACAAGGTGTGTCATATTGCGCCCTATACAACTCTGATacgtctgttttgtttttttaatgaacgAAATGGCTCCTCTTACGCGCAGTGCGATGGAGAAACGGAAAACGGAAATCTTCCGAACAAAGAAGTGGATACAGTCAAGGTAGATCGCTATTGTCGCCAACACAAGTTCAGCGGCTGGTTCGACACGTCGGCCAAGAACGACATCAACATTGAAGAAGCTGTCCAGTTCCTCGTTGGCAAGGTAAGTCGTAATCATACTCCAATAAAGAATTCGATTGAAGTTTCAAACGGttgaatgaatgaataattttgaaaCGTTTAATGGGACATGCAGGTGCTCGCTAGCGAGACGAACGAAACGCAAGTGACCAGTCATGACGACAGCCTCAACATTTCCTCAGCTCCTTTCAACATCCGCAGCTGTTGCTGATTGATACTGTGTATTGGTAGATAGACGTCGATAATCGTAATGATATATTTATCTAACAGAGTGATATAATAAAGTTGCTTGCCGCTATAGACgttgaagaataaaaatggaGACATTAACAGTATACGCGATGGTAGGGCTCTCATATACTACACGACAGCAGCCGCCCCTTTTTGAAAGGGACAGAGTCACTGAAGGTGTTGTCCAAAACGATTGATTAATATGATCAAAATAGATACGTGCACAATAACATTCAGGGCGGAATAAATGTATAATAAATTTGGTGGACGTCATAATAAGCAAAAAACATTGTTTCCAACCATTTTCCCCCTCTGTGAACGGGAAAGTGGCACTCGCAAATAATTTATACAAggagacataaaaaaaacaaaaaaacataaacgtATTGTAATGAGACACGCGACCTGTTTGAAAAGTCGAACGAAAAGTCGATGGTTGCACATCTGCGGGTCTACAACGCTCGTTGCcgtaaaaacaattgaatttgaacTCGTCGTCATTTTTGGTTGAATTCGTCCGTTAGACGCAATGATATTTGACTtgcaaatatttcaaaacaccCGGACAAGTGTCGCCAAACACCTCGTTGGAGGCGGGCAACACGCAGGTGGTCTGGCCGTTGCACAGCATGCCCACCAAATCCGTGTGCGATTCGTCGTAGCAATTGTTGATGCGGTCGGCTCCCGAACGATAACCTCCGCGCGAGCAAACGTTGTGACCAATGCGACCGTAATTGGCGAACTTGATGTCGAGGCTCTTGCCATTTCGACAAGCCAACGTTTTCGATGTAAACTGGCAGATGAATTCAGTTTCCGCCTCTGATtttaaacatcattttttttttatttccatttcgtTGAATGAAGGTCTTTGATCAAACTTACCCGCACCGATGGCGACTAGGACGATGAAGCAGCAAAGGATGCCAAAATATTTCATCACTGCGATGAGATCAatggaaaatattttgttgtttatttaaaaaagaaaaaagattaagATTGATGACTTACTGGCTGAGCAACGGATTTTGAAAAGcgattgcaagaaaaaaacgttgatCGGAATAAATTAGAAGTCGGAGAGggtggaagagaaaaaaatgtgtcgaatgcctttttttgttttgttttttttttcaaaaaaaaagttgagtgAACGAACGAACCGACACGACTCAAGGCTTGAACGATAATAAGGAAAAGGAAGAGCCGATACGCGTTGATGTTGGGGATTTGACGCGCGGCCGACGAGCGACgaggaaatgaaacaaacgCCGTGTCTTGCGCACTTCCCCactctcttttatttctgaattttttgtttttcgccgtctcttttttttttttttttttaaattgtattgTTGTTTACACCCAGCACGGGTCGTTGTTTATCATTTCTatttcattcgattttttttataccaCCGCCATCCTCTGCGTCacggccttttcttttaacgaaaACAGATTGCGTTTCGTGCGTGTGCGTCTTTTTGAGTTTGTCAGTTGCGTGGGATTGCCTATGGGTGATGATGATATGATATTGCCTACATCTGTCCTAGAGGGATTGACGTCAAAAACTCTCGCATTCGATTCCGCCGTTGCGGTCTATATCGACAAAGGAAATgcgggttttcttttttggtctGCATTATAAGCCGGTGTTTGTCTAGACGGATTCATTGGGCATTGGGTCGCCGTCGATTAAATACTACAATTTATTTCCTTTACTagcctgtttgtttttttcgttttcaatttgtccAATCTCACTTGTAAAGGTTCCACATGTCCAACGCCACAATATAATAAGaactgccccccccccctcccagtACCCTGTGCCAGAATGCGTGTCGATATATCCGGCGCGGGTGGGGTCTTGGTGATCACGCGGACGTGACGACGAAAGCCCTTTTATGTATACACtgtattatatatatatattttccttatcaataaaaatattgcCACTCTAGCTCC from Daphnia carinata strain CSIRO-1 chromosome 6, CSIRO_AGI_Dcar_HiC_V3, whole genome shotgun sequence harbors:
- the LOC130690424 gene encoding superoxide dismutase [Mn], mitochondrial-like produces the protein MFRTLSQRVWPRTVFLRQKHTLPDLPYDYNALEPVISAEIMQLHHQKHHQTYVTMLNQAEEKFMEAKEKNDLKTMVALTPQLRFNGGGHINHSILWQNYSPKGGEPEGDLLKTIEANFGSFDTLRNGLSSSAVSLQGSGWTWLGYNKSTNSLAIATCANQDPLEPTTGLVPLLGIDVWEHAYYLQYKSVRADYVNNVFKIINWKDVATRLATARQ
- the LOC130690393 gene encoding eukaryotic translation initiation factor 2-alpha kinase 3-like, with amino-acid sequence MICLEMMTIDEVDEPDIFFTEPDPDHQWDGFTSRFLEDFKPLRLLGKGAFGLVFEARKRIDQKDYAVKRIKLPSNEEARAKVMREVTVLAELNHRNIVRYFHAWREFPPPGWQEMQDATELAKLASSSDDDGYRGDILNSSSTDEMIDTSESPLPSFASIFGVPNQSPARLNNRSSSSADLTTPKNTLNRNCNRYLYIQMELCRKESLAEWLMPKSRKPTRDIHQMYREILEAVAHLHSKGLIHRDLKPSNIFFAMDGTIKVGDLGLVKDMMTHDDVQQNEETSSVVGQDQKSLSCKNHTDQIGTRLYMSPEQVASKPYNHKVDVYALAIILFELLVEFSTGAERARVILDLKTSFQFPPNFKSQYGNAMEQLLIDMLSANPNRRPEVKDILLRPCIRANLETTSRKAKITPIKTNQTVNALAKKKYYKLLVIGDQNTGKTSIIHRYVHGVFRDRYQVTIGAGINLKEIKWNGTDALTLEFVDIGGEERSRLMTSAFYRKAVGAFVVTDVTQPNGFEAATLWKKDLDTKLRMHDDSLVPSVLLINKCDGETENGNLPNKEVDTVKVDRYCRQHKFSGWFDTSAKNDINIEEAVQFLVGKVLASETNETQVTSHDDSLNISSAPFNIRSCC
- the LOC130690435 gene encoding rhamnose-binding lectin-like, whose product is MMKYFGILCCFIVLVAIGAEAETEFICQFTSKTLACRNGKSLDIKFANYGRIGHNVCSRGGYRSGADRINNCYDESHTDLVGMLCNGQTTCVLPASNEVFGDTCPGVLKYLQVKYHCV